A DNA window from Centroberyx gerrardi isolate f3 chromosome 3, fCenGer3.hap1.cur.20231027, whole genome shotgun sequence contains the following coding sequences:
- the LOC139932029 gene encoding uncharacterized protein LOC139932029: protein MDFRDVNSSSLNSSTPCQWKLQWYECWHWPTCLHVYLASEMFNSILGLVTNCWFLKLVTGGSLFQINQEMLSINLAILEVIYCLLSPLLVLNIIVFVNQTILSCSWYIYGLVIVGRPFFHSCICVEHYLAVVHPVVFLRYKPLRYRVACSALVWSATLVLAILFGSNPLIEFTSSILFIILITDLFCCVSILLVLRRAGPGEGMKERNKDRENGRKTMKERASQTVLIILATFAINYIPVIMGAVAKYIGISSWSFECIVTNLTFSFCLLGSFTQPLLYFHKAGKLPC from the exons ATGGACTTCCGTGATGTCAACTCATCTTCCCTCAACTCATCCACTCCTTGCCAGTGGAAGCTGCAGTGGTATGAATGCTGGCATTGGCCAACCTGCCTGCATGTCTACCTGGCATCAGAG ATGTTTAACTCTATCCTGGGTCTGGTCACCAACTGCTGGTTCCTGAAGCTGGTGACTGGAGGATCTCTGTTCCAG ATCAATCAGGAGATGTTGTCCATCAACctggccatcttggaggtcatctactgcctcctgtctcctcttctgGTCCTCAACATCATCGTCTTTGTCAACCAAACTATTCTGAGCTGCAGTTGGTACATCTATGGTTTAGTTATCGTTGGCCGTCCCTTTTTCCACAGCTGCATCTGTGTGGAGCATTATCTGGCGGTGGTCCACCCTGTGGTCTTCCTTAG GTATAAACCTCTACGGTACCGGGTGGCATGTTCTGCACTGGTTTGGTCGGCAACTCTTGTCTTAGCCATCCTGTTCGGTTCAAATCCACTCATTGAATTCacttcctccatcctcttcatcatcctAATCACTGACCTCTTCTGCTGCGTCTCCATTCTGCTCGTACTTCGTAGAGCTGGTCCTGGAGAGGGAATGAAGGAGCgcaacaaagacagagagaatggaAGGAAGACAATGAAGGAACGTGCCTCCCAGACAGTACTGATCATCCTGGCAACATTTGCAATCAACTACATTCCTGTGATCATGGGCGCTGTTGCAAAGTACATTGGCATTTCTTCTTGGTCATTTGAGTGTATCGTGACGAACCTCACATTCTCGTTCTGTCTGCTGGGAAGTTTCACTCAGCCTCTGCTGTACTTCCACAAGGCTGGAAAACTACCCTGTTGA